The DNA sequence TGAGATCGCCACAGAATCGGACATGGATCCCATCATCCGTTCCCGATTAGAAAAATTATTGGGGGAAAAGGATTACGTGAATTTCTACATGTCACAATTTGAGATACCATACAACAGTAAAGAAGACATTCTACTTATCGATAACAAGGAACATCCCAATTACTGCATCAATCACAAATGTCCTTAAAATTATTGGTTTAAAAGTAACCATCCCGGTTCAATTGGCTTTGGAAAATCCTATTTCAGTTGTGCTAAGACCGCGGCGCCGATGACGGCGGCGTCGGCGCCCAGGGAAGAAACTGTTATGGTTAACTCCCGGGTCGCCGCGTTCAGAGCGTAACGACGAACTCCCTTTTCTATGGAGGAGACCCATTCGGGGACTCCTCCAATCAGTCCTCCTCCAAGCACGATTCGGGCTGGATTCATAATGTTGACAAGGGTCACCGCGCCCGATACAAGATATTCTTCTGCTTTTTCCAGGGTTTGCACCGCAAAGGGATCCTTCCTTCGCATGGCCGCGACGATGTCCCGTGCCTCCAGCGTTCCCTTTTCCTTAAGACAAGCTGCGAGGCGTGGAGAAAGAACAGGTTTGCGCCTCAAAGCGCGGACGACTCCCGACGCGATCCCCCACCCTCCGGCATAGGCTTCCCAGCACCCCCTTCCCCCGCAGGTACACTTCCGCCCCCCCGTGACGACTATCTGATGGCCCACCTCACCTGCCGTATTCCCCGCCCCTCTTATGAGGGTTCCACCCTGAATCCATCCCCCGCCGATTCCCGTTCCCAGGGAGAGAAAGAGCATCGGATCGGAGCCTCTTCCCGCCCCATAGGTCCATTCCCCCAGGGCCGTCACGCGCACATCGTTATCGACAGCGACTTCGAATTGAAACTGATCGGAGAGCAACGTTTGTAGAGGAATGTCCTCCCATCCCAGATTTGGGCCCTTCAGGAGAACTCCATCCTTCGACACCTGGCCGGCCACACCGATTCCCATCGATGCGGGAGAATATTCTCTCAACGGCACGAAAAGGGCCTCCTGGAGCCGTTCCTGCCATCCCTCCACACCCTCGCCCGGTCGCGTGGGAAGTGAGACCCGGTGGAGGACATTTCCCGATGGATCCACAATGGCACAGGCTGTTTTTGTAGCCCCAAGGTCGATACCGAGTGTCGTTGCACCCATGATGTAACGATAGCACAGCGAATCACCCTGCGCCACAGTCTTCCCTGCGATATAATAGGTCCGGATCTTAACCCGGAGGTACGATGCCGACCCGAATCCTCGAAGACATCAAGCAGAAGGCCGCCCAGCTTCACGCGACGGTCATGACCGATGTCCTCCGGCGGTTCACTGAGGGGTCTTCGGACCTCCTTCGCCTTCTGGATTCTGCCCTTACCACCTTTGAGAATCTCATGGGTAGCGGCACCTCCTTCAGTCCTGAGCATTGCAGGAAAGCAGCCGGGACTCTGGAAGACCTGCTCCTTGAAATGGATAAATTAAACCCGGTCCCGGAAGGGATGACGAGGCAATCGGTTGCTTCAGATCTTCAGGAACGAATCCAGGGATGGCTTCAGGATCTTCCAAAGATCATAACTCTGGAAGAGAGTCGAGAGCTTTACCGGAAGGTTCCGGAGGACCCATGGAACCGGAGGCTCCGCAAGGCAGTCCGACGGTGCGAGCTTGGAATCGGATCGGCCGGAAATCGTCTGAAGAGGGCGGTGCTGACCGTCGTCGGCAGAAAAGAGGTCCACGAACCCGCACTTGAACGCACACTTTACACCTCCGAATATCTTCACCACTTTGTCCTCGCACCTCTGACCCGGGAAATCGCCCTGCGCTGGACTGAGGCCATGAAAATCGTCTCGGAGGATCTGCACACGATCCACACCATTTTCGAGGACCTTGGGCTCCCCGAAGCTTTTGTAAAGAGCGAGGAGATTCCCCTTCTCGATATTCCATCCATTCAATCGGCTCGAAAAAGGGTAGAGGCATGCCTGGAGCGGCATGAAAATGATCTTCGAGCAACCCACGACTCCCTCTATACCCACAGGGAAGCACTTCTTCAGGACATGGACCGGGCATGGATCGAGGCAGGCACCGTCCTGCTTCCCGCAGAAGCCTACTCCTCTGACTCAACCGGGCAGGTATTTCATGATCTCGATCGTGAATTTAATCGGACATCCCAAAAATGGAGAACGCACCTGTCCGCCGATCTGGGAGAACTGGCCAAGGACCTGGAAATTCGCACACTTCAGTTCCGGATCCTGGCGATTGCCCTTGAAACCATGGAAGAGTTTCGAGATCGTACCGAGAATAAAATTCTCCCCAACCTGTCCGCACTGGCAGAAGTTTTTCCTTCAGTCATGGAACGCATCCAGGCTCATACCGATGGAACCGACACCCTCGCAGAGGTTCTTCGCAGGGAGAGAGCCGAAATCCTGAACCTCCTTATGAATAAACCCCTTCCCCGGGCCGTGGATGCTATCGTGGAGTCATCTCTTCCCGGTCTTCTCCGCTCCATTCCCAGAAGCATCGAGAAAGCGGCGGAAATACTGCGTGACCGGCACACCATCTTTGTGACACGGGAGATCTCCCATTCGGGACCGTCCTCAAAAATTACCGATATTCCCCTTCGATCCCTGGCCACGGAAGAGTTTTATGGTCCATTTATTCAGGATATTCACGAACTCCATAGTGTGACACGGGACCGGATCAGTACCATCCTCAACCACCTTTCTGAAATCGATGATATTGTCTCCTTCACCCTGGAGTCGGCGATTCGACATCTGGAAAGCGGAACGCAGGTTCAGGGAAAAGAAACATCGGGAAAGATTGCGGCGGAGGGACTCAAGCGGGCCTTTGGCCTGGCGCAGGACCAGACCCGGGACATAGCCAGACTTGGAGAAGAGGTGAACACCTCTCTTTCCGACCTTATCCTGAGTGTCATTGACGAGCTGGACAACCTGGGCAGGGAAACCCGGGCGGGTGCCATGCGGATTCGCCTGATTCAGGCCAGGGCCGTTACGTCCCTGGCCAGACGATTCCGCAGAATCGTGGCAGGAGTCCGGGCAAAAACCGCCTCATGGAAGGACCATGCAAATAAAATCACACAGGGCCTTCTAACCGGAGTCCGTCGGTTTCGGACCATAACGGGTCTTCAAAGGAAGGAGGGCGGAATCGGAGAAGAGCTCTCCAGATTTCTGCGGGAGACACAACGCAAACTGGATGCTCTTCCCTTCGTATACCAGAGGGTTTTCCGATTCGAAGCCCTGGAGGATGAACGTTTTTTTGTGGGGAGAGACCATGAACTTACCGTCCTGACCACGCAGATGGAGACCTGGAAGCAGGGAAATTTTTCCTCTACGGCAGTGGTGGGAGAACGGGGGTCAGGGCGTTCGACGCTTCTCAATGTCTTTCTGAATCGTTCCCATCTTTCCGCGAGAGCGCGGGTTCTTCGTCTTACCGGGACCCTGCCTGAACCAGAGGATCTTCTCCAGGTTCTTCATGAGGCATTTCCCGATATTACCTTTGACTCTCTGGACATGCTGGAGAAGGAACTGCTGGGTATGGACCGCATGTACATCGTAGCGGTGGAGGATCTGCAGAATATGTTTTTACGGACCGTGAGCGGGCTCGACACACTCGAACACTTCCTCCTCTTCATGTCCCGAACCCAGGCCCGTGTATTCTGGATCGTTACCTGCACTCTTTACAGCTGGGAATATCTTGACCGTGTTCTCAATATCTCCAGTTATTTTCATAAGGCGCTGGAACTGGATGTTTTTGATCGGGATGAGCTCTCAGCCATCCTCATGAGTCGTCATGGTGTCACTGGATTTCGCATCGTTTGTGACGAACCGGAGGATGTGAAAAAATTCAAGGCCCTGAAGCAGGCTTCAGCAAAGGAAGAGCGACAGTCCATCCTTCTTGCCGGCCTCATTGACCAGCTGTCCGCCCTGGCCGCAGGGAACGTTGGCGTGGCTATCCTTTTCTGGTTACGTGCGATCCGGGAGGTTGCCGACGGAGTCCTTCGCGTCTCCCCGGTCATCGACCTGGACGACTCCTTCCTGATGAATCTACCCGCTGAGGAGATCTTTACCCTTGCCGCCTTCCTCCAGCATGAAACCCTCACATCGGAGAACCATGCCCTCATTTTCCATCAGGGTCGTTCACAGAGCCAGAGCCTCCTTACACGTATGCACAACTTCGGTATCCTCGATTTGACACCCCGTGGATACCGAATTCACCCTTTCCTTTACCGGCCCGTTATCCACATCCTTCGGGCCAGGAACGTACTCCATTGAGCCGCCGACCATGACTCTAAGCTTTCGATGTTCCCATTTCTCCTTCCTGTTCGCAAACCTGGCCGCATCGGTTCTTCACTCCTCATCTACGACCTCTGAAAGCCGATCGATCGCGGATTCACTGAAGAACGCCAAACCCGATATTCCCTGGAGTCTCTCGTTTGCAAAGATTTTCTGGGCCGTAATCATTCTCACCCTGGCCTTTCTTGTTATCCGGTACCTCGCAAAGATTCTGGAATCTCTGGCTGAGCAGTGGCCCCGGTTTCGCCTGACGATCAAGGGGTTTATTCCAATCGTTCGGATCGTGGGATGGACGGCTGTTCTGTACTTTACCCTTGTGGGTATCTTTGCTCCGCCGATCGAAACCCTCGTAGCTCTGACCGCTTCGGCGGGCATTGCCGTGGGCTTCGCCTCCCAGGACATACTCAAGAACATTTTCGGGGGAATTGTTATCCTTTTCGATCACCCCTTCCAGGTGGGCGACAAGATCCAGGTTGGAGACCACTACGGAGAGGTGATCCACATCGGTTTACGCACTGTCAGAATCGTCACACCCGATGACTCCACGGTCTCCATACCCAATGCGGAAATCGTAAACCAATCCGTTTCCAACGCCAATTCCGGTGCCTCTCATTGCCAGGTCGTGGCTTCCTTCTACCTGCCCGCCGATATCGATCTTCCTGCAGTCAAACATGTCCTTCTGAGAACGGCAGCGGTTTCCCGTTACGCATACTTGAGGAAACCCATTGCTATCGTAGTTCGAAACGAGGTCCACCACGGCCGGTCCATCCTGAAACTTTCCCTCAAGGCCTATGTTCTGGATCTCCGGTTCGAGTTTCCCTTTCTTACTGAAATGACGGAAGTCGGGATGAAGGAGCTGATTCAGAAGGGACTCGTCTCTCCCGATCGGCTCGAACCCGTGAATCGGGCATAGCCAGGCTGTACCCCTGTAAAACTCTTTATTCCGGCATTGTTTTCATCCCATCATACGACCATCGTGGTACCATGGTCCCCGGCAGAGAGATCGAGGAACAGAATTGCCCGGCGAAGATGTCCCTGTTCCGGGCCCCGGTCATGGAGGTCACATGCGTAAAACGTATCACCCAATCCGCCCATCCGTAAACCTGACAGAAAGAGCCGGTTCTCCGCAACGGTGCAGGGCATGAGTTCCCGCGGGTTTGAATTATCCGTCCTTGAGGTTTCCACGACCCTGAAGGCGCAGCCCCTGGCATCACCCATCCGTCGATTGTCCGCTTTTTTCATCGATTGTTCCCTGCTCGCGATTCCCACAATGCTGATTACCTTCCTCGTTGCGGCCATTTCCCTTTCCATTTTTCATCCGGACGCCTTCCGTTCCCTGAAAGATATCGTTTCGAAGCAGATGGACCCGGCGGCACGACTTGCAGCTTTATCCTGCCTTGCTCCGATACTGGTCGAGATCGATGCACCCGGAATTCCTGCCTCTGTTAAGGCTGCCATGGAAGCCAAAGATCCTGAAAGAGCGGCAGAGATCCTGTCGCTCTACGACTTCGATATTTCCCTTGCAGTGGGAAGCAACCCGCCACCACTCCTGCCCGGTCACATCAGGATCGACGTCCAGCGTCTGATTCCCAACACGATTCGCGGAATCACGCTCTACGGCCTCTCCGCTCTCTATTTCACCCTCCTGACCATGGGAGGACGACCGGGTACCTTCGGGAAGAGATTACTGGGTCTCAGAGTCGCACGTCTGGATGGAAAACCCTTGAGCCTGTGGGAAAGTTTTGAACGGTTCGGTGGATATCTGGCCAGCGTGGGCACCTTTGGACTCGGCTTCCTTGATCTGTGGCGGGATTCAAATCGGCGCCTGGCACACGACAAAATTTCGAACACCGTAGTGTTAAGGGCAATGCGTCATGTCGTGGAAGATTAGGGTCCCGGAATCGGGGACGCAACTCGAAATCAATCAGGCCCAGGTAACCTCAAAGACACAGGCTCTTTTGGCGCTTCCGGGTCTTGTGGCGCAGGCGGTGTGGTCTACCTGAATCCGTTTCGCCCCCAGTTCCTCCAGTGAACCATAGAGGTAGCCCACGATTGTAGAGCAGTCGACGGGTGTGGCCTTTTCCAGATGGTGGTGATCGACCGAGATGCGATAGTGGCCGTCCATGATGGGTTCGATCTTCAGATCGCGCGCGGCTTCTTCACCGTAACATTTCTGATAGAGAACGCGGAAGGTGCTTCCAATCCAGTGGTCGGGAGTCTTTCCGGCATAGAGAAGCCGAAAGACGGACCTGGCCTGACGGCGGGCGTTGAAACGGCCCGCCTCAAAGGGAATGCATGAATCCCGGGAGGAGGAGGTAAAGAGAGGCGCGTCAGGCCCTTTCAGAACATGGGTCATGGCCTCGAGGAGGACCTTATCCACCCAGTCCGGCAGATAGGAGGTGGCCAGGACGGCCCCTCGAAAGAACCGTTTTTCCAGAAAATCGGCCCTCTCCTTTGTTCCGGCAAGAGTCAGAGATTCTTCGTGAATCCTGTCCAGCATCTTCTTTGGATCCAGACCATTCCCTTCACTGTACTCCTGGATAAACTGAAGACGACCCTTGATGAAGTCACCCAGTTGATGCTCTTCCTGTACCATAGTGCCCCCCGGCATAATTTACATCCTTTGGTCTGGATGCTGTCTTCATCATAGCACAGCCTGTACGCAGCGGTAAGGCTCCGCCCATCTTCCGGCAGTCAAGGTGAATGTGGTAAGGTAACGGGCATGGAGAAACCATCTCGTCCCCTTATATCCGCCCTGGTTACGACCTTTAACGAGGAACAAAATATCGGGGAATGCATCGAATCGATCCTCTGGGCTGATGAAGTCATTGTCGTGGACAGTTTCTCGACGGATCGAACGGTGGAGATTGTAAGGAAATATCCCACGGTCAAGCTCTTCGAGCGACGTTATTACGGAGCGGCATCCCAGAAGAACTGGGCAATGGATCAGACAACCCATCCATGGATTTTCATCATTGATGCCGACGAACGTGTAACGCCTGAACTCCGGGACGAGATCCTCCGTCTCCTGGAACGTGGACCGGATAACGAGGCCTACATTGTCAATCGGCAGGTTTATTTCATGGATAAGCGTCTTCGGTTCTCCGGGTGGCAGCACGACCGGGTCGTCCGCCTCATCAGGCGGGGTGCGGGCCGATATCCCAACAAGCGCGTCCATGCCGACATGAAGACCGAGTGTAAGCCGACGGTCCTGAAGTATTCCCTGATTCACTATATGATCGAATCCTTTGATCAATATCTGCCCAGGATCGTCAACTATGGCTTCTGGGGTGCGGGGCAGGGTTGGAAGACCAGAAAGCGTGCGGGTGTCTTTGAAGTCTTCATCCGTCCTATCTGGCGATTCCTGAGAATGTACGTCTTCCAGGGAGGCTTCCTGGATGGCATGCACGGTCTGGTCTTCTGCATGCTCCAGAGCTTCGGGACCTATCTCAAGTGGGCCATTCTTTGGGAGTTTTACCAGAATGCGAAACGCGGACGCCAGCCGGCCCTTCCGCCCTTTGACGAAGACGATTCAACCTGGGAAGTGAAAGAGTAAATCCCTTATTCCTGACCGAAGATTCATCCTCAGAATTCTTATCGGCATCAATCGGAGATCTCATGGCTTTCGGGCCGGAGGCCGCGGCTTTAATAGATCGGGAAAGAGAACCGGATCGACGGCCCGTTTTTCCGGTCCCAGAACTCCGTTCCACTCCCTGGTATCAAAAAGAAGGTAGAGTTCTTCACCATCAGGCATTATCGTGAGGCCCTTCATCCCCGAATCATTCGTCACGAGGAGCAGATATCGTGAATCCTTCGACCAGGCAAGCTGGCACTCTCCGTCGTAGCGCAGGGGATAGAGAAGAACCCAGATCTGGTCCAGAAACCGGGTTCCCTCGGAGAGGAGAACCATACGGGAGATCTTTTTCGACACATGGGCTGTGAATCTTCCATCGGGTGAAGGCTGAGAGACCTGATCATCGGGCATGGAGAAATATCCATCGGTGTTCATGCGCAGTTTCTGGGTATTGGGATGGAGCGTAAAGTTAAGAATGCGATCCTGCCGCTCAAGATTGCTGAGTCGAAAGTTCAGGAATCCAGTTTCGCCGATCCGGACTTCACTGTCTTTTGTATTGTCCGGAGCAGTGCGAACGGGCAGTGCATGAAGGTCTCCCTGCGCGGAAAGATGGGACACCTTCCACTCGATGGGTCGAAAGCGGCCGGAGGGTGGAAAGACCCCGGATACCCGGTCAAAGAAAAAGACAACAAAATTTCCATCCTCCCACTTCTCCAGCTCTTTTCCATTCCTTCTATGAGCAGTCTGATCACTCAGAACCAGGAATCCACGGCCATCATTTTTCCATCGAACGCTAAAGCGTGCCTCGGGGTCGCTATCGGTCGGCGGCGTAAAGGTGCGGATCAGAATTTCCCGGGTACCCATCACCATGGAGTATTCAACCTGGAGTATTGGGGCTGATTTTCCGCCAGGAAAAGAGGCCTCTGTGTCCAGAAAGTAGAGACGAACCACCCTTGTACCATCGGGGGAGAGAAAACGGGGGGTGTCTTCATCAGCGGGAAAGAGGTTTTCCGAACGCACAAAAGAGGCAATCGTGAAGGCCAGTGCGATCCACAGAATCGATTTCATTGTTTCCCCTCGAACCGGCGTTCATGGTTCAGGAGCCATTCCTTTCTCCACAGACCTCCCCCATACCCGGTGAGGGAGCCGTTCGCTCCCACAACACGATGGCAGGGCACAATGATGGAGATCGGATTTCGATGGGAGGCCTGACCGACAGCCCGCATGGCCTTTGGACGGCCGATCCTTTGTGCAAGCTCACCATAGGAACGGACCGAACCGTAGGGAATCGAAACCATGTCCTCCCACACGGCCTTTTGAAAGAGAGTACCCTCAATCTGGAGGGGCAGGTCAAAGACCGTGAGCGTACCTCGAAAGTAGGCCCGGAGCTGAGACGAAGCTTCGGCCAGAGCCCCTGTCATTTTCTGATTCGTCTTTTCCGGCTCTTCGTTGGTAAAATCCAGGTACAGGATGGCGTCCGGGCTCCCCGCAAGGCGGAGAAACCCGATGGGGGTTTCCAGGTGCACGGTTATCAGGGTATTTCGATCCATGTCTGATTCTCTCTTTCCGACAGTCTGTTTCGCCTTTCCTTTCCCGGAGGAAAGCCGAAGTTTCTAACGAAAGCGGACCTGAATCCGCTCGCCGACTCAAAGCCGCAGGAATAGCCCACATCAAGGATGTCCGCGCCCTTTTGGAGAAGGGTCCGGGCCCGATTCAACCGGAGACGGCGATGGTAGGATGCGGGACTGGTTTCCAGGTAGGCACGAAAATACCGTCGAATCGTGGTTGCGTCCACACCAGTCCGGGCGCTCAGTTCGTTTTCATCAATTCGACGAGTCAGATCATGGTTCAGAACTTCGAGGACTGCGTGAAACCAATCCGGTTCCGTTCGCGGGTAGAATTCCGATCGACACCGCTTGCATCCCCGCAATCCTGCCGTGACAGCTTCTTCCCTTGAGCGATAGAAGATGACATTTTCCAACCGGGGCTGCCGGGCCCGGCAGGAAGGAAGGCAATAGATCCCGGTGGAGTGTACACCAACCCAGAAATGTCCGTCGAAATCAGCATCATTATCACGCATGGCCTGAATCATCCGGGCCGGGGTCAGATGGCTCATATCCTAACTATACCACCCGTACGATGGATGTCCACCGAAAAACGGGTCAGGAATTTTTTTTCTTTGTCAGGATAGCTTTTGCGGATGAAACAATGTTATCGATCGTGAAACCGAACTTCTTCTGAAGAGCGGCGTGGGGAGCCGATGCACCGAAGGTTGCCATCCCAATGCTGATACCCCGGGGACCCACATACTTGGGCCATCCCAGTGTCGATGCCTGCTCAACAGAGATGCGCGCCGTAATATCCGGCGGTAATACAGTATCTTTATATTCCTGATCCTGGTCTTCAAATACCTCCCAGGACGGCATGCTCACGACCCGGCTTTGTATTCCCTCCTCTTTCA is a window from the Thermoanaerobaculia bacterium genome containing:
- a CDS encoding ROK family protein, producing MGATTLGIDLGATKTACAIVDPSGNVLHRVSLPTRPGEGVEGWQERLQEALFVPLREYSPASMGIGVAGQVSKDGVLLKGPNLGWEDIPLQTLLSDQFQFEVAVDNDVRVTALGEWTYGAGRGSDPMLFLSLGTGIGGGWIQGGTLIRGAGNTAGEVGHQIVVTGGRKCTCGGRGCWEAYAGGWGIASGVVRALRRKPVLSPRLAACLKEKGTLEARDIVAAMRRKDPFAVQTLEKAEEYLVSGAVTLVNIMNPARIVLGGGLIGGVPEWVSSIEKGVRRYALNAATRELTITVSSLGADAAVIGAAVLAQLK
- a CDS encoding ATP-binding protein, with product MPTRILEDIKQKAAQLHATVMTDVLRRFTEGSSDLLRLLDSALTTFENLMGSGTSFSPEHCRKAAGTLEDLLLEMDKLNPVPEGMTRQSVASDLQERIQGWLQDLPKIITLEESRELYRKVPEDPWNRRLRKAVRRCELGIGSAGNRLKRAVLTVVGRKEVHEPALERTLYTSEYLHHFVLAPLTREIALRWTEAMKIVSEDLHTIHTIFEDLGLPEAFVKSEEIPLLDIPSIQSARKRVEACLERHENDLRATHDSLYTHREALLQDMDRAWIEAGTVLLPAEAYSSDSTGQVFHDLDREFNRTSQKWRTHLSADLGELAKDLEIRTLQFRILAIALETMEEFRDRTENKILPNLSALAEVFPSVMERIQAHTDGTDTLAEVLRRERAEILNLLMNKPLPRAVDAIVESSLPGLLRSIPRSIEKAAEILRDRHTIFVTREISHSGPSSKITDIPLRSLATEEFYGPFIQDIHELHSVTRDRISTILNHLSEIDDIVSFTLESAIRHLESGTQVQGKETSGKIAAEGLKRAFGLAQDQTRDIARLGEEVNTSLSDLILSVIDELDNLGRETRAGAMRIRLIQARAVTSLARRFRRIVAGVRAKTASWKDHANKITQGLLTGVRRFRTITGLQRKEGGIGEELSRFLRETQRKLDALPFVYQRVFRFEALEDERFFVGRDHELTVLTTQMETWKQGNFSSTAVVGERGSGRSTLLNVFLNRSHLSARARVLRLTGTLPEPEDLLQVLHEAFPDITFDSLDMLEKELLGMDRMYIVAVEDLQNMFLRTVSGLDTLEHFLLFMSRTQARVFWIVTCTLYSWEYLDRVLNISSYFHKALELDVFDRDELSAILMSRHGVTGFRIVCDEPEDVKKFKALKQASAKEERQSILLAGLIDQLSALAAGNVGVAILFWLRAIREVADGVLRVSPVIDLDDSFLMNLPAEEIFTLAAFLQHETLTSENHALIFHQGRSQSQSLLTRMHNFGILDLTPRGYRIHPFLYRPVIHILRARNVLH
- a CDS encoding mechanosensitive ion channel — protein: MDTEFTLSFTGPLSTSFGPGTYSIEPPTMTLSFRCSHFSFLFANLAASVLHSSSTTSESRSIADSLKNAKPDIPWSLSFAKIFWAVIILTLAFLVIRYLAKILESLAEQWPRFRLTIKGFIPIVRIVGWTAVLYFTLVGIFAPPIETLVALTASAGIAVGFASQDILKNIFGGIVILFDHPFQVGDKIQVGDHYGEVIHIGLRTVRIVTPDDSTVSIPNAEIVNQSVSNANSGASHCQVVASFYLPADIDLPAVKHVLLRTAAVSRYAYLRKPIAIVVRNEVHHGRSILKLSLKAYVLDLRFEFPFLTEMTEVGMKELIQKGLVSPDRLEPVNRA
- a CDS encoding RDD family protein, which produces MSSRGFELSVLEVSTTLKAQPLASPIRRLSAFFIDCSLLAIPTMLITFLVAAISLSIFHPDAFRSLKDIVSKQMDPAARLAALSCLAPILVEIDAPGIPASVKAAMEAKDPERAAEILSLYDFDISLAVGSNPPPLLPGHIRIDVQRLIPNTIRGITLYGLSALYFTLLTMGGRPGTFGKRLLGLRVARLDGKPLSLWESFERFGGYLASVGTFGLGFLDLWRDSNRRLAHDKISNTVVLRAMRHVVED
- a CDS encoding glycosyltransferase family 2 protein, encoding MEKPSRPLISALVTTFNEEQNIGECIESILWADEVIVVDSFSTDRTVEIVRKYPTVKLFERRYYGAASQKNWAMDQTTHPWIFIIDADERVTPELRDEILRLLERGPDNEAYIVNRQVYFMDKRLRFSGWQHDRVVRLIRRGAGRYPNKRVHADMKTECKPTVLKYSLIHYMIESFDQYLPRIVNYGFWGAGQGWKTRKRAGVFEVFIRPIWRFLRMYVFQGGFLDGMHGLVFCMLQSFGTYLKWAILWEFYQNAKRGRQPALPPFDEDDSTWEVKE
- a CDS encoding methylated-DNA--[protein]-cysteine S-methyltransferase gives rise to the protein MDRNTLITVHLETPIGFLRLAGSPDAILYLDFTNEEPEKTNQKMTGALAEASSQLRAYFRGTLTVFDLPLQIEGTLFQKAVWEDMVSIPYGSVRSYGELAQRIGRPKAMRAVGQASHRNPISIIVPCHRVVGANGSLTGYGGGLWRKEWLLNHERRFEGKQ
- a CDS encoding Ada metal-binding domain-containing protein, yielding MSHLTPARMIQAMRDNDADFDGHFWVGVHSTGIYCLPSCRARQPRLENVIFYRSREEAVTAGLRGCKRCRSEFYPRTEPDWFHAVLEVLNHDLTRRIDENELSARTGVDATTIRRYFRAYLETSPASYHRRLRLNRARTLLQKGADILDVGYSCGFESASGFRSAFVRNFGFPPGKERRNRLSERENQTWIEIP